A DNA window from Haliovirga abyssi contains the following coding sequences:
- the truB gene encoding tRNA pseudouridine(55) synthase TruB has protein sequence MIGIINVNKPKGITSFDVIRKLRKLLNEKKIGHTGTLDPLATGVLVVCVGKATKLVSDIEAKEKVYRAEFELGYATDTYDTEGKIIKKVDNFEIKKEKLEKVLSEFVGEQLQVPPMYSAIKINGKKLYELARQNIEVEREARKIKIDYIKLLKFEDKKVMIETKVSKGTYIRTLIYDIGEKLGCYGTMTELQRSSVGEYLVENSFTLSKIEDMALYNDFGFVVDVEEAFSEFENLTLENETELKLFKNGNTVVKEDWNNNKYRVYFEDKFIGLGRIIDFRLKGYKYF, from the coding sequence ATGATAGGGATAATTAATGTAAATAAACCTAAAGGGATAACATCATTTGATGTAATAAGAAAATTAAGAAAATTATTAAATGAAAAAAAAATTGGACACACAGGAACACTTGATCCATTGGCAACAGGAGTATTGGTAGTATGTGTTGGTAAAGCAACAAAATTAGTATCAGATATAGAAGCAAAAGAAAAGGTATATAGGGCAGAATTTGAATTAGGATATGCTACAGATACTTATGATACAGAAGGAAAAATAATAAAAAAAGTTGATAATTTTGAAATAAAAAAAGAAAAATTAGAAAAAGTATTATCTGAATTTGTTGGAGAACAGTTGCAAGTGCCGCCAATGTATTCTGCAATAAAAATAAATGGTAAAAAATTATATGAATTAGCTAGACAAAATATTGAAGTTGAGAGAGAAGCTAGAAAAATAAAAATAGACTATATAAAATTATTGAAATTTGAAGATAAAAAAGTAATGATAGAGACAAAAGTATCAAAAGGGACATATATTAGAACTTTAATATATGATATAGGGGAAAAATTAGGCTGTTATGGGACAATGACAGAGCTACAAAGGAGTAGCGTAGGAGAATATTTAGTTGAGAATAGTTTTACATTATCAAAGATAGAAGATATGGCTTTATATAATGATTTTGGATTTGTAGTTGATGTAGAGGAAGCATTTTCAGAATTTGAAAATTTAACATTGGAGAATGAAACAGAATTGAAATTATTTAAAAATGGAAATACTGTAGTAAAGGAAGATTGGAATAACAATAAATACAGGGTATATTTTGAAGATAAGTTTATAGGATTAGGAAGAATTATAGATTTTAGATTAAAAGGATATAAATATTTTTAG
- the purD gene encoding phosphoribosylamine--glycine ligase translates to MKVLVIGNGGRESAICWKLFNSNKVSKIYIAPGNGGTLNYGENIDISVDNIVELKKFAVNNKIDLTVVGPEIPLTLGIVDEFGKDGLKIFGPSKEAAELEGSKDFAKKIMKKYKIPTADYETFTEYEEALKYLKNKGVPIVIKADGLAAGKGVTVAFNIDDAINALKDIMLDKIFGESGAKVVIEEYMDGEEASILAFTDGKTIYPMVSSQDHKRIYDGDKGPNTGGMGTYSPAPVVTDEVYKMVYNDILVPMIKGLKEEGIKYKGVLYAGLMISGKEVKVVEFNVRFGDPETQVVLPRLKTDLFEVFEAVAEEKLDKIKLEWDDRVAVCVVMASGGYPGKYEKEKLITGIKEAEENGLLVFHAGTKDENGKVTTNGGRVLDVVSIKDNIKAAVDDIYNKIDSINFENKFYRKDIAHKALKRES, encoded by the coding sequence ATGAAAGTATTAGTTATAGGAAATGGTGGTAGAGAATCGGCAATTTGTTGGAAATTATTTAATTCAAATAAAGTTTCCAAAATTTATATTGCCCCTGGTAATGGTGGGACTTTGAATTATGGAGAAAATATAGATATTAGTGTAGATAATATTGTAGAATTGAAAAAATTTGCAGTAAATAATAAGATTGATTTGACAGTTGTAGGGCCTGAAATACCTTTAACTTTAGGGATTGTAGATGAATTTGGAAAAGATGGTCTAAAGATATTTGGTCCTTCAAAGGAGGCAGCAGAATTAGAAGGTAGTAAAGATTTTGCAAAAAAGATAATGAAGAAATATAAAATACCAACAGCAGACTATGAGACTTTTACAGAATATGAAGAAGCTTTGAAATATTTAAAAAATAAAGGAGTTCCTATTGTAATAAAAGCAGATGGATTAGCTGCAGGGAAAGGAGTTACAGTTGCATTTAATATAGATGATGCAATAAATGCATTAAAAGATATTATGTTAGATAAAATATTTGGAGAATCAGGAGCAAAAGTGGTTATAGAAGAATATATGGATGGAGAAGAGGCTAGTATTCTTGCTTTTACAGATGGGAAAACTATATATCCTATGGTATCATCTCAAGATCACAAAAGAATATATGATGGAGATAAAGGACCGAATACTGGTGGAATGGGGACATATTCGCCTGCTCCTGTTGTAACTGACGAAGTTTATAAAATGGTTTATAATGATATTTTAGTTCCAATGATAAAGGGATTAAAAGAGGAGGGAATAAAGTATAAAGGTGTATTATATGCTGGACTTATGATATCTGGAAAAGAAGTGAAGGTTGTTGAATTTAATGTTAGGTTTGGAGATCCAGAAACACAAGTGGTATTACCAAGATTAAAAACTGATTTATTTGAAGTTTTTGAAGCAGTAGCTGAAGAAAAATTGGATAAAATAAAATTGGAGTGGGATGATAGAGTAGCTGTATGTGTAGTAATGGCATCTGGAGGATATCCTGGAAAATATGAAAAAGAGAAATTGATTACTGGGATAAAAGAAGCAGAAGAAAATGGACTTTTAGTATTTCATGCAGGGACTAAAGATGAAAATGGGAAAGTTACAACTAATGGAGGAAGAGTGCTGGATGTAGTTTCGATAAAAGATAATATAAAAGCTGCAGTAGATGATATTTATAATAAAATAGATAGTATAAATTTTGAAAATAAATTTTATAGAAAAGATATAGCACATAAAGCTTTAAAAAGAGAGAGTTAA
- a CDS encoding SoxR reducing system RseC family protein has product MKSSGIIQEIKGNKAKVLMYKSSSCGGCKTCTEGSRFAGEFEFIIDAPVKKDEVIYFELDDNKILNLGFLFYIFPVIFLFIGYFISTYFTEKEAFRVLISFISFAVSFFIIFLIDKFVGEKFIKQIKISDVFKSDEFCK; this is encoded by the coding sequence ATGAAAAGTAGTGGTATAATTCAAGAAATCAAAGGAAACAAAGCAAAAGTATTAATGTATAAATCATCCTCTTGTGGTGGTTGTAAAACTTGTACAGAGGGTAGTAGATTTGCAGGAGAGTTTGAATTTATAATTGATGCTCCTGTAAAAAAAGATGAAGTTATATATTTCGAGTTAGATGATAATAAAATATTAAATTTAGGTTTTTTATTTTATATTTTCCCTGTTATATTTTTGTTCATAGGATATTTCATCTCTACATATTTTACAGAAAAAGAAGCTTTTAGAGTTTTGATAAGTTTTATAAGTTTCGCTGTATCTTTTTTCATAATATTTTTAATTGATAAATTCGTAGGAGAGAAATTTATCAAACAAATAAAAATCTCTGATGTATTTAAAAGTGATGAATTTTGTAAATAA
- a CDS encoding DUF2914 domain-containing protein — translation MKKVVLLLLLLSFSVVMNAQENLFKEIKVKKAILCENVKDRAPIKETDSFFKGERGWLFSKIEGTGKKDYIFHIWYHYNEDNSKKVIAKIKLNINGYQWRTWSNKYLALSGKWEVVILDSKGNQLDSKEFYVLEKENNNNEK, via the coding sequence ATGAAAAAGGTTGTTTTATTGTTGCTTTTATTAAGCTTTTCAGTTGTAATGAACGCTCAAGAAAACCTTTTCAAGGAAATTAAAGTAAAAAAGGCTATTCTATGTGAAAACGTCAAAGACAGAGCCCCTATTAAAGAAACAGACTCTTTTTTCAAAGGAGAGCGTGGATGGTTATTTTCTAAAATAGAAGGTACTGGAAAAAAAGATTATATTTTTCATATCTGGTATCATTATAATGAAGATAATTCAAAAAAAGTAATCGCAAAAATCAAATTAAATATAAACGGTTATCAATGGAGAACGTGGTCTAATAAATATTTAGCTCTTTCTGGAAAATGGGAAGTTGTAATTTTAGATTCTAAAGGCAATCAATTAGATTCAAAAGAATTTTATGTTTTAGAAAAGGAGAATAACAACAATGAAAAGTAG
- the sfsA gene encoding DNA/RNA nuclease SfsA translates to MRILKIDWDEEGEFLSRPNRYLAEVKLGDKIELVHVHDPGRLEELLYKGNKVLIKRAANPNRKTNWDVIAAKKDEEWILINSAYHRKIGDKLLINNLNQLGKLDTIRAEVKYKNSRLDYLVTKDNKNIWIEVKGCTLSRDEIAIFPDAPTKRGVKHLKELMELKEKGERAGLYIFVLSKAEKFMPNWETDVEFAENFYRALKSGVEIYPIQFEYKNSWIVYKKVLEIIKRGV, encoded by the coding sequence ATGAGAATTTTAAAAATAGATTGGGATGAAGAAGGAGAGTTTTTATCAAGACCAAATAGATATTTAGCAGAAGTTAAATTAGGTGATAAAATAGAATTAGTGCACGTTCATGACCCAGGAAGATTAGAAGAACTTTTATATAAAGGTAACAAAGTATTAATAAAAAGAGCTGCTAACCCCAATAGAAAAACAAATTGGGATGTTATTGCAGCTAAAAAAGATGAAGAATGGATATTGATAAATTCTGCATATCATAGAAAAATTGGAGATAAATTATTAATAAATAATCTAAATCAATTAGGAAAATTAGATACAATAAGAGCAGAAGTAAAGTATAAAAACAGTAGATTAGATTATTTAGTGACAAAAGATAATAAAAATATTTGGATAGAAGTAAAAGGTTGTACTTTAAGTAGAGATGAAATAGCAATATTTCCTGATGCTCCAACAAAACGTGGAGTAAAACATTTAAAAGAATTAATGGAATTAAAAGAAAAAGGTGAAAGAGCAGGCTTGTATATTTTTGTATTATCTAAAGCAGAAAAATTTATGCCTAATTGGGAGACTGATGTAGAATTTGCAGAAAATTTTTATAGAGCATTGAAAAGTGGAGTAGAGATTTACCCAATACAATTTGAATATAAGAATAGCTGGATTGTTTATAAAAAAGTATTGGAAATAATAAAAAGAGGTGTATAA
- the rplM gene encoding 50S ribosomal protein L13: MLRKEDTDRKWYEVDAEGKILGRMATEIAMMLMGKKKPTYTPHVDNGDFVVVVNAEKIVVTGAKLNDKIYYNHSGYPGGLRDRTLAEVISKKPEEVIMLAVKRMLPKSKLGNQMLTKLKVFAGPSHPHMAQKPEKIEL, translated from the coding sequence ATGCTTAGAAAAGAAGATACAGATAGAAAATGGTATGAAGTAGATGCTGAAGGAAAAATATTAGGAAGAATGGCTACAGAAATAGCTATGATGCTAATGGGAAAAAAGAAGCCTACTTATACACCACATGTAGATAATGGAGACTTTGTAGTAGTTGTAAATGCTGAAAAAATAGTTGTTACAGGTGCAAAATTAAATGACAAAATATATTATAACCATAGTGGTTATCCAGGGGGATTAAGAGATAGAACTTTGGCAGAAGTAATATCAAAGAAACCAGAAGAAGTTATTATGTTGGCAGTTAAGAGAATGTTACCAAAAAGTAAATTGGGGAATCAAATGCTTACAAAATTAAAAGTATTTGCTGGACCAAGTCATCCTCATATGGCTCAAAAGCCTGAAAAGATAGAACTTTAA
- the rpsI gene encoding 30S ribosomal protein S9: protein MAERIQIWGTGRRKTSTARVRLIPGESGIVINGKEMADYFGGREILSMIVKQPLELTDTLNKFQVLVNVKGGGISGQAGAIRHGISRALLLNDETLRKVLREAGFLTRDSRMVERKKYGRKKARRSPQFSKR, encoded by the coding sequence GTGGCAGAAAGAATTCAAATTTGGGGTACAGGAAGAAGAAAAACATCGACTGCAAGAGTTAGATTAATACCTGGCGAAAGCGGGATTGTTATAAATGGCAAAGAGATGGCAGATTATTTCGGTGGAAGAGAAATATTATCTATGATAGTTAAACAACCTTTAGAATTAACAGATACATTAAATAAATTTCAAGTATTGGTTAATGTAAAAGGTGGAGGAATTTCAGGTCAAGCAGGAGCTATAAGACATGGAATATCAAGAGCACTATTATTAAATGATGAAACTTTAAGAAAAGTGTTGAGAGAAGCAGGATTCTTAACAAGAGATTCAAGAATGGTAGAAAGAAAAAAATATGGAAGAAAGAAAGCAAGAAGAAGTCCACAATTTTCAAAAAGATAA
- a CDS encoding histidinol-phosphatase: protein MLADYHMHFEYGSYDEEWVKGFFDAAKKRGVSELGISEHSHGFKEFEELYYEDLILDDSFIGEFQKKWLKTNKFKCYISDYEKFINELKGKGYPVKFGMEICNFQNQNRVKKILDKYNFDYLITSIHFIEGWAYDSSQIKKEWDNKDIYNVYEKYVEEIEKVAKSGLYDILGHPFNLRMYGYFPKEDMRELIERAVLALKNSNMAVDVNTGTLYRYPIKEISPYNEFMKMAKRYDLPIILSSDAHKPEDAGNYIKQASEYAKSFGYSEYLRFENRKRIIEKL, encoded by the coding sequence ATGTTAGCAGATTATCATATGCATTTTGAATATGGAAGTTATGATGAAGAATGGGTAAAAGGTTTTTTTGATGCAGCTAAAAAAAGAGGTGTATCAGAACTTGGGATTTCTGAACATAGTCATGGATTTAAAGAGTTTGAAGAGCTTTATTATGAAGATTTGATATTAGATGATAGTTTTATTGGAGAATTTCAAAAAAAATGGTTGAAAACAAATAAATTTAAATGTTATATATCTGATTATGAAAAATTTATAAATGAACTAAAAGGAAAAGGATACCCAGTAAAATTTGGAATGGAAATTTGTAATTTTCAAAATCAAAATAGAGTAAAAAAAATATTAGATAAATATAATTTCGATTATTTAATTACTTCTATACATTTTATAGAAGGATGGGCTTATGATAGTAGTCAAATAAAAAAAGAGTGGGATAATAAAGATATATATAATGTTTATGAAAAATATGTTGAAGAGATAGAGAAAGTGGCAAAAAGCGGATTATATGATATATTGGGACATCCATTTAATTTAAGGATGTATGGGTATTTTCCAAAAGAGGATATGAGAGAATTAATAGAAAGAGCAGTTTTAGCATTAAAAAATAGCAATATGGCAGTAGATGTAAATACAGGAACATTATATAGATACCCAATAAAAGAGATTTCTCCATATAATGAATTTATGAAAATGGCAAAGAGATATGATTTGCCAATAATATTATCTTCGGATGCTCATAAACCTGAAGATGCTGGAAATTATATAAAACAAGCATCTGAATATGCAAAAAGTTTTGGATATTCAGAATATTTGAGATTTGAAAATAGAAAGAGGATAATAGAAAAATTATGA
- a CDS encoding 5'-nucleotidase C-terminal domain-containing protein: MKKRFLVALLAMLVVTVGAFSEKITILHLNDTHGHAWPYFSYPMPNIGGFAAIATKVKEIKKENPNTLFLHAGDINTGMPESDLLNAKPDIEALNMMGLNAVAIGNHEFDHTRDVLKKQMKWADFPFLSCNIFKKGDILPYFQPYTTMKVGNLKVAVIGVTTQSTEEIGNPKHVGDLDFRDPIQYVKRYKALLERTYNPDLIIVLSHLGYFTDKREKYAGSRQLAQAVSGIVIVDGHTHTELDKPVEVNGSIIVQASSWGKFLGRLDLDIENKKIVSYNGKLIKINFKKREKYYVEKDGKKIKKYKYYPIGDVIPEDKAVKDMLDKYKAEAGKGLNKPIGETKILLSHGTAETKDNLLAEIITDSIKDFTKADIALQNGGGIRADINPGKISYRDVLTVLPFGNTVFKMNMTGKEVMAVLNYAAGLPETIGAHLHTAGLTWTNNKGKVENVKVNGEALELNKMYSVAANDYMANGGDGYKTLTVGQNRMDTGYVLADLVADYIKKIKLIDGDNYKLEVRNTIIK, from the coding sequence ATGAAAAAGAGATTTTTAGTAGCATTATTAGCAATGTTGGTAGTAACAGTAGGAGCATTTTCGGAGAAAATTACAATTCTTCATCTTAATGACACGCATGGTCATGCATGGCCATATTTTAGTTATCCTATGCCGAATATAGGTGGATTTGCAGCTATAGCTACAAAAGTAAAAGAGATAAAAAAAGAAAATCCAAATACTTTATTTTTACATGCAGGAGATATAAATACAGGAATGCCTGAATCAGATTTATTAAACGCAAAACCAGATATTGAAGCTTTAAATATGATGGGACTAAATGCAGTAGCAATAGGGAATCATGAATTTGATCATACAAGAGATGTATTAAAAAAACAAATGAAATGGGCAGATTTTCCATTTTTATCTTGTAATATATTTAAAAAAGGAGATATATTACCATATTTTCAACCATATACAACAATGAAAGTTGGAAATTTAAAAGTTGCTGTTATTGGAGTAACAACTCAATCTACAGAAGAGATTGGAAATCCTAAACATGTAGGAGATTTAGATTTTAGAGATCCAATTCAATATGTAAAAAGATATAAAGCTTTATTAGAAAGAACATATAATCCTGATTTAATAATAGTTTTATCTCATTTAGGATATTTTACAGATAAAAGAGAGAAATATGCAGGAAGTAGACAATTGGCACAAGCTGTTTCAGGAATAGTTATTGTTGATGGACATACTCATACTGAATTAGATAAACCAGTTGAGGTAAATGGAAGCATAATTGTACAAGCGTCTTCTTGGGGTAAATTTTTAGGAAGATTAGATTTGGATATAGAAAATAAAAAAATTGTAAGTTATAATGGTAAATTAATAAAAATAAACTTCAAAAAAAGAGAAAAATATTATGTTGAAAAAGATGGTAAAAAAATAAAAAAATATAAATATTATCCAATTGGAGATGTAATACCTGAAGATAAAGCTGTAAAAGATATGTTAGATAAATATAAAGCAGAAGCTGGAAAAGGGTTAAACAAACCTATAGGAGAAACAAAAATACTTCTTTCTCATGGAACTGCAGAAACTAAAGACAATCTTTTAGCAGAAATTATTACAGATTCAATAAAAGATTTTACAAAAGCTGATATTGCATTGCAAAACGGTGGTGGAATAAGAGCTGATATTAATCCTGGAAAAATATCATATAGAGATGTATTGACAGTATTACCTTTTGGAAACACTGTATTTAAAATGAATATGACAGGAAAAGAAGTAATGGCTGTATTAAATTATGCAGCAGGATTACCTGAAACTATTGGAGCTCATTTACATACAGCTGGACTTACTTGGACAAATAACAAAGGAAAAGTTGAAAATGTAAAAGTAAATGGAGAAGCTTTAGAATTAAATAAAATGTACTCTGTAGCAGCAAATGATTATATGGCTAATGGTGGAGATGGATATAAAACATTAACTGTAGGTCAAAATAGAATGGATACAGGATATGTATTAGCTGATTTAGTTGCTGATTACATCAAAAAAATAAAATTAATTGATGGAGACAATTATAAATTAGAAGTTAGAAATACAATAATAAAATAA